A region of Candidatus Roizmanbacteria bacterium DNA encodes the following proteins:
- a CDS encoding aspartate ammonia-lyase (catalyzes the formation of fumarate from aspartate) produces MKIYGEQTNHALENFPFDVPKVSLELVYAITVIKKAAASAHHKVNELDTKRKDAIITACDEILAGKHDDQFPVSSLQGGAGTSINMNVNEVIASRASELAKTSVHPNDHVNMGQSTNDVNPTALRIVCLELSHTLMEKLKKLSKAYDKKIKLYGHVKKLARTHMQDAIPTTVGSEIGAWKGTVDRDIRRLTEFQPYLYEIHLGGTAIGSGMNASRQFRRELYKELNKLVKDSGIRFKPAENMFSFTSTTSDFVHLSNLITLLAGDLSKIAHDIRFLTSGPRGGIGEYILQPLQKGSSIMPGKVNPVIPEVMNQIYYQISGKNLAVQMANETSDLQLAVMFPTVADSVITSFKLLIVGVDQFTEKCIRGLTVDPETCRNHLESSTAYSTLLVPILGYDKVAEVVKKTIQSGKGFRQVLLEDKIIGERELENLLSGFTVE; encoded by the coding sequence ATGAAAATATACGGTGAACAAACGAACCATGCCCTTGAGAACTTTCCATTCGATGTGCCAAAAGTTTCACTTGAGCTGGTGTATGCGATCACAGTCATAAAAAAGGCAGCAGCGAGTGCTCATCATAAGGTGAATGAGCTTGATACGAAACGTAAAGATGCAATCATCACAGCCTGTGATGAGATACTGGCCGGGAAACACGATGACCAGTTCCCGGTATCCTCACTTCAGGGTGGAGCGGGAACTTCGATCAACATGAATGTGAATGAAGTGATTGCCTCAAGAGCTTCGGAACTAGCTAAAACTTCCGTTCATCCGAATGATCATGTCAATATGGGTCAATCTACCAATGACGTCAATCCTACGGCTTTGCGGATTGTCTGTCTCGAGCTCTCCCATACATTGATGGAAAAACTGAAGAAACTTTCAAAAGCATATGATAAAAAAATAAAACTGTACGGTCATGTCAAAAAGCTTGCACGTACGCATATGCAGGATGCCATTCCGACCACGGTCGGTTCAGAAATCGGAGCGTGGAAGGGGACTGTTGACCGCGATATCCGCCGGCTTACCGAGTTTCAACCCTATTTGTATGAAATACATTTAGGCGGTACGGCAATCGGAAGCGGTATGAATGCCTCACGCCAATTCAGGAGAGAACTGTATAAAGAACTTAATAAATTGGTGAAGGATTCGGGCATCCGATTTAAACCGGCCGAAAATATGTTTTCCTTCACCTCTACAACGTCTGATTTTGTCCATCTCAGTAATCTTATTACACTTCTGGCCGGTGATCTGTCAAAAATCGCACATGATATTCGTTTTTTAACCAGCGGACCCCGCGGAGGAATAGGGGAATATATATTGCAGCCTCTGCAAAAAGGATCTTCCATTATGCCGGGGAAAGTCAATCCTGTCATACCTGAAGTTATGAATCAAATTTATTACCAGATATCAGGCAAAAATCTGGCGGTGCAGATGGCCAATGAGACTTCGGATCTTCAGCTTGCCGTCATGTTCCCGACTGTTGCTGATTCAGTGATAACTTCTTTCAAATTGCTTATTGTAGGCGTGGATCAATTCACGGAAAAGTGTATCAGGGGGCTCACAGTAGATCCCGAAACCTGTCGGAACCATCTTGAAAGCTCGACTGCCTATTCGACGCTTTTAGTGCCGATCCTGGGGTATGACAAAGTCGCCGAAGTCGTAAAGAAAACGATACAATCTGGAAAAGGTTTCAGACAGGTGCTGCTGGAAGATAAGATTATTGGAGAACGGGAACTTGAGAACCTCTTATCGGGCTTCACGGTAGAATAG
- a CDS encoding dihydroorotate dehydrogenase, giving the protein MANLSVSLAGISLQNPTILASGIMGVSASSLKFVEEHGAGAVTMKSIGPTDRTGHKNPTVYSWGEGITNAVGLSNPGAEEGAAHLEEMKKILHIPVIASCFADTVDNIAKVAEKLLEKEPLALELNLSCPNTEDDFGCMFAMDPRVTERAVTLVKKTSGKTKIFVKLSPDASNIVTVAKAAEAAGADGITAINTLSGLIIDIHTKRPILKNTFGGLSGPAIRPVGVRAVYNLYEAVKIPIIGTGGINTGEDAIEYIMAGATAVGIGSGVYYRGIDVFGKVTEEMENFMDQNGYKSLEEMRGIAHKC; this is encoded by the coding sequence ATGGCAAATCTTTCAGTTAGTCTCGCCGGAATTTCTCTTCAAAATCCCACCATACTAGCCTCAGGAATTATGGGAGTAAGCGCTTCGTCATTGAAATTTGTAGAAGAACACGGTGCTGGAGCTGTGACGATGAAATCAATCGGGCCGACTGACCGAACGGGCCATAAAAATCCGACAGTGTATTCGTGGGGAGAGGGGATTACGAATGCCGTAGGGCTTTCCAATCCCGGAGCAGAGGAAGGCGCAGCGCACCTTGAAGAAATGAAAAAAATTCTTCATATCCCGGTTATCGCGAGTTGTTTTGCCGATACGGTCGATAATATTGCTAAAGTGGCTGAAAAACTTTTAGAAAAAGAGCCGTTAGCACTTGAATTAAATCTATCCTGTCCGAATACTGAGGATGATTTCGGTTGTATGTTTGCAATGGATCCTCGTGTCACTGAACGGGCGGTTACACTTGTGAAAAAAACCAGCGGCAAGACGAAAATTTTTGTGAAACTTTCACCTGATGCTTCGAATATTGTTACTGTCGCAAAAGCGGCGGAAGCTGCAGGAGCAGACGGAATTACAGCCATTAATACGCTGTCCGGGCTTATTATTGATATCCATACTAAGCGACCGATTTTGAAAAATACATTCGGCGGTTTGTCGGGTCCAGCGATCAGACCGGTAGGTGTTCGGGCGGTTTACAATCTGTATGAAGCCGTTAAAATTCCGATTATCGGGACGGGAGGCATTAATACTGGTGAGGATGCGATAGAGTACATTATGGCCGGAGCAACGGCCGTCGGGATCGGTTCGGGAGTGTATTACCGGGGTATTGATGTTTTCGGAAAAGTGACTGAGGAGATGGAGAATTTTATGGATCAGAACGGTTATAAATCGTTGGAGGAGATGAGAGGGATTGCACATAAATGTTAG
- a CDS encoding HAD-IA family hydrolase — translation MKIQAVLFDVDGTLIDTSEYIYQAYEHSLGRHNHNLLSREELSHLMGKSLEDTYREITGLDAVNPFMEAHRKYQFENAGLAVAFPHSLSTLEALRQKGISIAAVTTRARDTAIETLEEAELFPLIDFFVGFEDVTTPKPDPEGIKKALDFFNVHPSDAIMIGDSPVDVAAGKNAETHTVGVTYGFHGDRIVDTEPDYVIDDIGELIEIVEGF, via the coding sequence ATGAAAATTCAAGCAGTACTTTTTGATGTCGACGGGACACTTATTGATACCTCTGAGTACATTTATCAGGCATATGAACACAGTCTGGGAAGACATAACCATAATCTGCTTTCCCGTGAAGAACTCAGTCATTTGATGGGGAAATCGTTAGAGGATACGTATCGTGAAATTACCGGACTTGATGCTGTAAACCCATTTATGGAGGCGCACCGAAAGTATCAGTTTGAAAACGCAGGACTTGCCGTGGCTTTTCCTCATTCCCTCAGCACGCTTGAAGCACTGCGTCAAAAAGGGATCTCAATAGCGGCCGTGACGACCCGTGCACGGGATACGGCAATTGAGACACTGGAAGAAGCAGAACTTTTTCCGCTCATAGATTTTTTTGTCGGATTTGAGGATGTGACGACACCGAAACCTGATCCGGAAGGTATAAAAAAAGCACTGGATTTTTTCAATGTTCACCCGAGTGATGCGATCATGATCGGGGATAGCCCGGTAGATGTTGCAGCAGGAAAAAATGCCGAAACCCATACGGTGGGAGTGACATACGGATTTCACGGTGACCGGATTGTTGATACTGAGCCGGATTATGTCATTGATGATATCGGCGAGCTTATTGAGATTGTCGAAGGATTTTGA
- a CDS encoding metallophosphoesterase gives MIRFIHISDTHIGPSKDFTLQGVQTFHPFEKVLEAISSLPFTPDFIVHTGDIAADPDEKSYALFQSTVQNMSIPFYYVAGNHDDNVMVRTFLNMGEKTDLMANRVVYHFEKNGQSFLVLDGRGAREIDPHGTISDEQIEIIEKELSKDQPITVFIHFPLLPMDCPWIDRDMLLFEGDRLHQLFAKYKDRINGVFFGHVHRGTTVLKDGVRYSSVASTCLQFGLLPGQEKPTFEDHKRGYFNVVTIDDGKMIVREESVQL, from the coding sequence ATGATCAGATTTATTCACATCTCAGACACTCATATCGGTCCTTCAAAAGACTTTACATTACAGGGAGTACAGACTTTTCACCCGTTTGAAAAAGTACTTGAGGCGATTTCTTCTTTGCCTTTTACACCTGATTTTATCGTTCATACGGGAGATATAGCTGCCGATCCGGATGAAAAATCATATGCCTTGTTTCAATCAACGGTTCAGAATATGTCGATTCCTTTTTATTATGTGGCGGGAAATCATGATGACAATGTGATGGTCAGAACGTTTTTGAACATGGGTGAAAAGACAGATCTGATGGCAAATAGAGTCGTGTATCATTTTGAGAAAAACGGACAAAGCTTTCTGGTACTGGACGGCCGGGGAGCCAGGGAAATCGATCCTCACGGAACGATTTCTGATGAACAGATTGAGATTATTGAAAAGGAATTGTCAAAGGATCAGCCGATAACGGTTTTTATTCATTTTCCGCTTCTGCCGATGGATTGTCCGTGGATCGATCGCGATATGCTCCTTTTTGAAGGGGACCGGTTACATCAGCTTTTTGCGAAATACAAAGACAGGATTAACGGTGTTTTTTTCGGGCATGTGCATCGGGGAACAACTGTCCTAAAAGACGGAGTAAGGTATAGTTCGGTGGCCAGTACGTGTCTGCAGTTCGGTTTATTGCCCGGACAAGAGAAGCCGACTTTTGAAGATCACAAGAGGGGATATTTTAATGTGGTGACTATTGATGACGGGAAGATGATTGTGAGAGAAGAGAGTGTGCAATTGTAA
- a CDS encoding dihydroorotate dehydrogenase electron transfer subunit, producing MDKPLALPIQKIITESERVKTYVFDYDFPGEPGQFVMCWIPGFDEKPFGIIKKEGKGFRISVAAVGDSTKAMHMMEEGDLLGFRGPYGSVFVLPEKGKQIAMVAGGYGMVPLSYLAQEARKKEYKVHLFIGARNKQELLFKEWMEEIGVLVHASTDDGSEGYKGFNTDLFKSNAEKESYDKVYTVGPEIMELKIAQICWEKNIPFEVSLERYMKCGFGICGQCSVDPTGWRMCVEGPVIDGEKLKKIEEFGKYHRTASGKVEKYPWVK from the coding sequence ATTGACAAACCATTAGCATTGCCGATACAAAAAATAATCACGGAAAGTGAGAGAGTGAAGACGTATGTTTTTGATTATGATTTTCCGGGAGAGCCGGGACAATTTGTGATGTGCTGGATTCCGGGTTTTGATGAGAAGCCGTTTGGCATTATCAAAAAAGAGGGTAAGGGATTTCGGATCTCTGTTGCGGCAGTCGGCGACAGCACAAAAGCCATGCATATGATGGAAGAGGGAGATTTGCTCGGATTCAGAGGGCCGTACGGATCCGTATTTGTACTCCCTGAAAAAGGAAAACAGATCGCAATGGTTGCAGGCGGATACGGAATGGTGCCGTTGTCGTATTTGGCACAGGAAGCCCGGAAAAAAGAGTATAAAGTACATCTTTTCATCGGAGCCCGGAACAAACAGGAATTACTGTTTAAAGAGTGGATGGAGGAGATCGGAGTCCTGGTTCACGCCTCGACGGATGACGGATCGGAAGGATACAAAGGCTTCAATACCGATCTTTTCAAATCAAATGCTGAGAAAGAAAGTTACGACAAAGTCTACACGGTCGGTCCGGAAATTATGGAACTGAAGATCGCACAAATTTGCTGGGAAAAAAATATTCCGTTTGAAGTCTCACTTGAACGATATATGAAATGCGGATTCGGCATTTGCGGACAATGCAGTGTCGATCCCACAGGCTGGCGTATGTGTGTCGAGGGACCGGTAATTGACGGAGAGAAGTTGAAGAAGATCGAGGAATTCGGTAAATATCACCGGACAGCCTCCGGCAAGGTAGAGAAATATCCCTGGGTGAAATAG
- a CDS encoding phosphoribosyltransferase yields the protein MDIIEILKKVNAVMTDDHFVYTSGKHGEVYVNKDAIYPHPQEVSEVGKLFAEKYKDADIDVVAAPALGGIILSTWTAYHLTQLKGKEILGVYAEKMPDKSMAFTRGYDSLIRGKNILVIEDLTTTGGSVKKVVDLVRETGGNVAAVCVMVNRNPDGVNAESVGAPFDALGVLKAEAWNEDELPDRIKSRPINTKVGHGKKYLESKQ from the coding sequence ATGGATATCATCGAAATTTTGAAAAAAGTGAACGCAGTAATGACGGATGATCATTTTGTCTATACATCCGGCAAACACGGAGAAGTGTATGTAAATAAAGATGCCATTTATCCTCATCCTCAGGAAGTGAGTGAGGTTGGGAAATTGTTTGCTGAGAAATACAAAGATGCCGATATTGATGTTGTCGCGGCACCGGCTTTGGGAGGAATTATCCTTTCGACGTGGACAGCTTATCATCTGACACAGTTGAAAGGAAAAGAAATACTTGGTGTATATGCAGAGAAAATGCCCGATAAATCAATGGCTTTTACCCGGGGATATGACTCACTTATTCGCGGAAAAAATATTCTTGTCATTGAAGACCTAACCACAACAGGAGGATCGGTAAAAAAAGTTGTTGATCTTGTTCGAGAGACCGGTGGCAATGTGGCAGCCGTTTGTGTCATGGTAAACAGAAATCCTGACGGAGTCAACGCGGAGTCTGTCGGAGCCCCGTTTGATGCATTGGGAGTTTTGAAAGCCGAAGCCTGGAATGAGGATGAGCTTCCCGATCGTATCAAATCAAGACCAATCAATACCAAAGTAGGACACGGGAAAAAATATCTAGAAAGTAAACAGTAA
- a CDS encoding amidohydrolase family protein — translation MSQQAPQWNFQHLLIEEIKKNGGWVNSHAHIDRAFTITPESLDIYRKHTLEEKWDLVDVVKNASEEEYYRRISMALELMISQGVTAVGSFIDIDPVAEDRAAKAAVRAKEQYKDQISVVLINQVLKGVIEPEARKWFDRAMEYVDIVGGLPKRDERDHGKGSEHMDILLETAKKHGKMVHVHVDQFNTQSDKETELLAEKTIEHGMQGKVVAVHSISLAAHPKEYRKNVYAKLREAQVMMIGCPTAWIDAPRHEDLQPFHNALTPVDELVKHGITVAIGSDNIADYMLPFTDGDMWSELKLMAIGNRFMDLDELVKIATVNGRKVLGLE, via the coding sequence ATGTCACAACAGGCACCACAATGGAACTTTCAGCACCTTCTCATCGAAGAAATTAAGAAAAACGGCGGCTGGGTAAACTCTCATGCTCATATCGATCGGGCTTTTACCATCACCCCTGAAAGTCTTGATATTTATCGAAAACATACGCTTGAAGAAAAATGGGATCTGGTTGATGTGGTCAAAAACGCATCAGAAGAAGAATATTACCGACGAATTTCGATGGCTCTTGAACTGATGATCAGTCAGGGAGTGACAGCTGTCGGATCATTTATTGATATTGATCCCGTCGCGGAAGACCGTGCGGCAAAAGCGGCAGTCCGCGCAAAAGAACAGTACAAAGACCAGATTTCAGTCGTTCTTATCAATCAGGTTTTAAAAGGAGTGATCGAACCGGAGGCAAGAAAATGGTTTGACCGCGCTATGGAATACGTTGATATCGTGGGCGGATTGCCCAAACGGGACGAACGTGATCACGGAAAAGGCTCTGAACATATGGATATCCTTCTTGAAACGGCAAAAAAGCACGGCAAAATGGTTCATGTACATGTCGATCAGTTCAACACTCAGTCGGACAAAGAAACCGAACTGTTAGCTGAAAAAACGATCGAACACGGAATGCAGGGAAAGGTTGTTGCCGTGCACTCTATATCCCTTGCTGCCCATCCGAAGGAGTATCGTAAAAACGTATATGCAAAGTTGAGAGAAGCACAGGTCATGATGATCGGCTGTCCTACAGCCTGGATTGATGCTCCGCGTCATGAAGATCTTCAGCCTTTTCACAACGCACTCACCCCTGTTGACGAGTTGGTAAAACACGGTATCACCGTCGCGATCGGATCTGACAATATCGCCGACTACATGCTCCCCTTCACGGACGGCGATATGTGGAGTGAACTCAAACTTATGGCAATCGGAAACCGTTTCATGGATCTTGATGAATTGGTGAAAATTGCCACAGTAAACGGAAGAAAAGTATTGGGATTGGAATAA
- a CDS encoding RtcB family protein, with protein sequence MTESTESSRVAETLLFQNEQDWQGRTVINLSGYNSWQVEALGIRKWIQPIPAERMVLFPDISPTETGLIVPTGVMADFDMAKVPEWRKFIRGADIGCGMQMSTLPLKEEEFVKNQKALDELYERLGREGLLQCFRGNHFINFAKDIDTGNMQVLVHTGSYGDAQKKLSALVDHPEQYDAEYKRTIESGRDTRNRIMHVIGKVYGEGESFDTVHNTVEMNEKTGIARVYKGVVAVKKEGERQVLPSSLNGIMVVYNTGKKAEEIGGTSHGTGRAVSRSAIRRTIDEIREQYHEKEQDGRIDPKQLHIMTPSGLRWPVTEIDTAYHSIDRSLDLMEGSGLMKHVDQQFLQPIAGIKSGSEE encoded by the coding sequence GGGAGGACAGTAATCAATCTCAGCGGGTATAACAGCTGGCAGGTTGAAGCGTTGGGAATCAGAAAATGGATACAGCCTATTCCTGCAGAACGTATGGTTCTTTTTCCTGATATCTCTCCAACGGAAACCGGACTTATTGTCCCGACGGGCGTGATGGCTGATTTTGATATGGCAAAAGTTCCCGAATGGAGAAAGTTTATCCGGGGTGCCGATATCGGATGTGGTATGCAGATGAGTACATTACCGCTTAAAGAAGAGGAATTTGTGAAAAATCAGAAAGCTCTCGATGAACTTTATGAACGCTTAGGACGTGAAGGGCTTCTTCAATGCTTCAGAGGAAATCATTTCATTAACTTTGCAAAAGATATTGACACGGGAAATATGCAGGTACTGGTACATACGGGTTCCTATGGTGATGCACAAAAGAAACTTTCAGCACTGGTTGATCATCCGGAACAGTATGATGCAGAGTATAAACGCACGATTGAATCAGGAAGAGATACCAGAAACAGAATTATGCATGTAATCGGGAAAGTGTACGGAGAGGGAGAATCATTTGATACGGTTCACAATACGGTTGAAATGAATGAAAAAACCGGAATTGCCCGTGTATATAAAGGTGTTGTAGCAGTCAAAAAGGAAGGGGAACGTCAGGTTTTACCCAGTTCATTAAACGGGATAATGGTCGTATATAACACAGGGAAAAAAGCGGAAGAAATCGGAGGAACATCACACGGCACAGGACGGGCTGTCAGCAGATCGGCAATCCGAAGAACTATAGATGAAATACGGGAACAATACCACGAAAAAGAACAGGACGGCAGAATTGATCCGAAGCAATTGCATATTATGACCCCGAGCGGTCTCCGCTGGCCGGTAACGGAGATAGATACCGCTTATCATTCTATTGACAGGTCATTAGATCTTATGGAAGGAAGCGGGCTTATGAAACATGTTGATCAGCAGTTCCTTCAGCCTATAGCAGGTATAAAAAGTGGTTCGGAAGAGTGA
- the pyrF gene encoding orotidine-5'-phosphate decarboxylase, whose amino-acid sequence MSFIDRLNNAIDKKNSLLCIGLDPVRQQLPSIFQLKEQPLFEFSKYIIDLTQEYAMAFKPNSAFFEAVGASGIAQLQLTCDYVKERYPDTLVILDAKRGDIGNSNVGYINYAFDYLHADAITLHPYLGKESIDDFLKMKEIGVIVQCRNTNPGAIEIQGLPVQYNNTVMPLYQVIAYKAAHEWNANNNVLLVVGATNPQEVGIIRQITGDMTFLVPGIGAQGGELETTVKFGLNSQKRGLIINAGRSIIYAQNPVAEAMRLRDAINSFRM is encoded by the coding sequence ATGTCTTTCATTGACAGACTGAATAACGCGATTGATAAAAAAAACTCTCTTCTTTGTATAGGACTTGATCCCGTCCGTCAACAACTTCCTTCCATTTTTCAATTAAAAGAGCAGCCGCTTTTTGAATTTTCAAAATATATTATTGATCTGACTCAGGAGTATGCGATGGCGTTCAAACCGAATTCTGCTTTTTTTGAGGCGGTAGGAGCTTCGGGGATAGCTCAATTACAATTAACCTGTGATTATGTCAAAGAACGTTATCCGGATACTCTTGTAATCCTTGATGCAAAAAGAGGTGATATCGGGAACAGTAATGTAGGGTATATAAATTATGCATTTGATTACTTACACGCGGATGCAATAACACTCCACCCATATCTGGGGAAAGAATCAATCGATGATTTTCTCAAAATGAAAGAAATCGGGGTAATCGTTCAGTGCAGAAATACCAATCCCGGTGCCATTGAAATTCAGGGATTACCGGTACAATACAACAATACGGTCATGCCGCTTTATCAAGTGATTGCATATAAAGCCGCTCATGAGTGGAATGCAAATAATAATGTATTGCTGGTAGTCGGTGCCACAAATCCGCAGGAAGTCGGAATTATTCGTCAGATTACGGGTGACATGACTTTCCTTGTTCCGGGAATAGGTGCACAAGGCGGAGAATTGGAAACAACCGTGAAATTTGGTCTTAATTCGCAAAAGAGAGGTCTGATCATCAATGCCGGCCGGAGTATCATTTATGCTCAAAATCCGGTGGCTGAGGCAATGAGATTGAGAGATGCGATTAACAGTTTCCGCATGTAA
- a CDS encoding carbohydrate kinase family protein, translated as MSPYPKLVIIGYTNIDINITPKSQSTLPGGAAYFVACAASILTSNVGLVTRIGYDFDPEFLLSRVVKDGVHIIPDKETAKSIQTYFSLNDPTDRDVVLKKGVAQDLNPNDIPEGWIENAEIIHVATMPPEYQKVFIEYVKENKGEHTLLSTDTELSFVKNPRMKKQIIKNMQYPDMVFVNRLEYELLKDEMKHIEHVIVKLDKDGAVYLHQGKEECRVTTKNTEAVDSTGAGDIFAGTFLASRVNGDTIETALQKGADEATHSIEQEGIMHLFEE; from the coding sequence ATGTCACCTTACCCAAAACTAGTCATTATTGGCTACACCAACATTGACATCAATATTACCCCAAAATCTCAGAGTACCTTGCCCGGCGGTGCAGCATATTTTGTCGCATGTGCCGCGTCAATTCTCACTTCAAATGTCGGACTTGTGACCCGAATCGGTTATGATTTTGATCCTGAATTTTTACTGTCCCGTGTCGTAAAAGACGGCGTTCATATCATCCCCGACAAAGAAACGGCAAAATCCATTCAGACGTATTTCTCATTGAATGATCCGACGGATCGTGATGTGGTTTTGAAAAAAGGTGTCGCTCAGGATCTCAACCCGAATGATATCCCGGAAGGGTGGATTGAAAATGCCGAGATCATTCATGTTGCTACAATGCCGCCTGAGTACCAGAAAGTGTTCATCGAATATGTGAAAGAAAACAAAGGTGAACACACACTGCTGTCTACAGATACCGAACTTTCATTTGTAAAGAATCCCCGGATGAAAAAACAAATAATCAAAAACATGCAGTATCCTGATATGGTTTTCGTAAATCGACTGGAATATGAACTGTTGAAAGATGAAATGAAGCATATTGAGCATGTGATCGTGAAACTTGATAAAGACGGTGCCGTGTATCTGCATCAGGGGAAAGAGGAGTGCCGCGTAACTACAAAAAATACTGAAGCTGTGGATTCCACCGGAGCGGGAGATATTTTTGCCGGGACATTCCTGGCGTCACGTGTCAACGGAGATACTATTGAAACAGCACTTCAGAAAGGCGCAGACGAAGCAACTCATTCCATTGAGCAGGAAGGAATTATGCACTTATTCGAAGAATAA
- the udk gene encoding uridine kinase, whose translation MHNKLILGIAGGTGSGKTTIAEKIYEHFKTRAVYIPHDRYYKDQSAKSMEERVKTNYDHPDALETELFISHLQDLQKGNTIEVPEYDFTQHTRKTDITTPVSPAPLILIEGILIFDNPLLRDLINLKIYVDVPADIRILRRAKRDIEERGRTLDSVYAQYIATARPMHEKFVEPTKEFADIIIPRGGKNEKAVSTLIHTLEKRLSV comes from the coding sequence ATGCACAACAAGCTAATTCTCGGAATTGCCGGAGGAACGGGTTCCGGAAAGACCACAATCGCCGAAAAAATCTACGAACATTTCAAAACTCGAGCGGTATATATTCCCCATGACCGGTACTACAAAGATCAGTCAGCTAAATCAATGGAAGAGCGTGTCAAAACAAACTATGATCATCCTGATGCACTGGAAACCGAACTCTTTATATCTCATCTTCAGGATCTACAAAAAGGAAATACTATTGAAGTGCCTGAGTACGATTTTACCCAACATACCAGAAAAACAGATATAACAACACCTGTCTCTCCTGCTCCGCTTATTCTTATTGAGGGTATTCTTATTTTTGATAATCCCCTCCTCCGTGACCTTATAAACCTGAAAATTTACGTAGACGTACCGGCGGATATCCGGATTTTGCGTCGCGCCAAGAGGGATATTGAAGAACGCGGGCGTACGCTTGATTCCGTCTATGCTCAATATATCGCAACTGCCCGTCCGATGCACGAAAAATTCGTGGAGCCAACCAAGGAATTTGCGGATATCATCATCCCGCGTGGCGGAAAAAACGAAAAAGCAGTATCAACCCTGATCCACACGCTTGAAAAGCGATTATCAGTTTAG
- the pyrF gene encoding orotidine-5'-phosphate decarboxylase gives MIFKTQLSEQIAKKQSNICVGLDSDYEKLPESVKKDSSLADAVFQFNKEIIDATADITPVYKLNMVCYAGYGIDGLIALKRTNEYIKKNYPEIKIIVDSKRSEMKRTAELAAKELFDEFLFDATTVTPWFGFDTIEPFLNYKDKAVFVLCHDSNPSAGDLQDVTLQSGEKLYEYLTKMVVGSWDKVGNILVEGPLTYPDILKRIIELSPDDQFFLAAGLGAQGGNIEDLKLFPNKDRFVVNASRSVIFASPAEDFAEKSHEVVEEYRKTIRLFFE, from the coding sequence ATGATCTTCAAAACTCAATTATCTGAACAAATAGCAAAAAAACAATCCAATATTTGCGTCGGATTGGACTCGGACTATGAGAAACTTCCTGAGTCCGTCAAAAAAGATAGTTCACTCGCTGATGCCGTTTTTCAGTTCAATAAAGAAATCATTGATGCGACGGCGGATATTACGCCTGTTTATAAGCTGAACATGGTCTGCTATGCGGGATATGGGATAGACGGTCTTATAGCTCTTAAAAGAACCAATGAATATATCAAAAAAAACTATCCGGAAATAAAGATTATTGTTGATTCCAAGCGAAGTGAGATGAAGCGGACAGCTGAACTGGCCGCGAAAGAACTGTTTGATGAGTTTCTTTTTGATGCCACAACCGTGACTCCGTGGTTTGGGTTTGATACGATTGAACCCTTTTTGAATTATAAAGATAAAGCGGTATTTGTCCTCTGTCATGACTCCAATCCGTCAGCAGGAGACCTGCAGGATGTCACATTGCAGTCTGGTGAAAAACTGTATGAATATCTCACAAAAATGGTAGTCGGGAGCTGGGACAAAGTTGGCAACATTCTCGTCGAAGGGCCTCTCACCTACCCTGATATATTGAAACGAATCATCGAACTTTCACCTGATGATCAGTTTTTTCTTGCCGCGGGATTGGGTGCGCAAGGAGGAAATATCGAAGATCTAAAGCTTTTTCCGAACAAAGATCGGTTTGTCGTCAACGCTTCACGGAGTGTTATTTTTGCATCACCTGCAGAAGACTTCGCAGAAAAATCACATGAGGTTGTTGAAGAATACCGAAAAACAATCCGATTATTCTTCGAATAA